The Metabacillus sediminilitoris genome window below encodes:
- the refZ gene encoding forespore capture DNA-binding protein RefZ gives MTQQSLRDTKQKILHAAMYLFNSKGYNGTSVREIASRANVNVAHISYYFKGKGGLLEYLISQYYEGYLEVIEKNHSQLNFGNAHNILSKMILDILNYQHENRQLSRLVYREVTLDSVLIREVMTTYLTKEKYFIKSVIDQGIQEGYYRKGIVSHMIIQLRSLLHMPYLQPQYMSEVLHIQPHEAYFVHQYYKELKFWLNTLRVENHSLDGKLLAIR, from the coding sequence ATGACTCAACAATCCTTACGAGACACAAAACAAAAAATACTTCATGCTGCAATGTACTTGTTTAATTCAAAGGGGTATAACGGTACATCTGTAAGAGAAATAGCGTCACGAGCAAATGTAAATGTGGCTCATATCTCTTACTATTTTAAAGGAAAAGGCGGCTTATTAGAATACCTTATTTCACAATATTACGAAGGCTATTTGGAAGTGATTGAAAAAAACCACTCTCAGCTTAATTTTGGAAATGCCCACAATATATTAAGTAAAATGATTTTGGACATTTTAAATTATCAACACGAAAATCGTCAACTTTCAAGATTAGTATACCGTGAAGTCACATTAGATTCAGTACTAATACGAGAGGTGATGACAACTTATTTAACGAAAGAAAAATACTTCATTAAGTCAGTCATTGATCAAGGGATTCAGGAAGGGTATTATCGTAAAGGGATTGTATCACATATGATCATACAATTAAGAAGCCTTTTGCATATGCCCTATTTACAACCGCAATATATGAGTGAAGTACTTCATATCCAACCACATGAAGCCTATTTTGTCCATCAATATTATAAAGAGCTAAAATTTTGGTTGAACACATTACGGGTCGAGAATCATTCCTTAGATGGAAAACTATTAGCTATTCGCTAA
- a CDS encoding GAF domain-containing protein has translation MFHVEKYNGNKVEQYQLVIKQLQALLEGENDQTANLANASALLNQFLNDINWVGFYLLKKNQLVLGPFQGLPACVRIPLGRGVCGTAAANQKTERIADVHQFPGHIACDAASNSEIVIPLVKEDQLIGVLDIDSPSKNRFDELDQTYLEEFVKVLIQYI, from the coding sequence ATGTTTCATGTCGAAAAATATAATGGCAATAAAGTTGAACAATATCAATTAGTTATTAAACAGCTACAAGCATTGCTTGAAGGTGAAAATGATCAAACAGCAAATTTAGCAAATGCTTCCGCTTTATTAAATCAATTTTTAAATGATATTAATTGGGTAGGCTTCTATCTTTTAAAGAAAAACCAATTAGTACTAGGGCCATTTCAAGGTTTACCTGCTTGTGTGCGTATACCATTAGGAAGAGGTGTATGCGGCACAGCAGCAGCTAATCAAAAAACAGAACGAATAGCAGATGTACATCAATTTCCAGGTCATATAGCATGTGATGCTGCTTCTAATTCTGAAATTGTCATCCCACTCGTAAAAGAGGATCAACTAATTGGAGTATTAGACATTGATAGTCCTAGTAAAAATAGATTTGATGAGCTTGATCAAACTTATTTAGAAGAGTTTGTCAAAGTGCTAATCCAATATATTTAA